A single region of the Hyalangium ruber genome encodes:
- a CDS encoding chemotaxis protein CheB: MAYRVVLVGGGLRLMARTLFDGDALTLAGECGYLEALEMVRAQNPDVVLIDLTTLDALEAIERVMDECPTPILALDPGMLARADAFKALALGALDVVDRLPVPPPDFWQSTSRRLVMLAQVRVVRHVQGKLRRRQPTDEAEPPFPLVAIAASLGGPRALSVVLKGLPRQFPAPVCICQHISEGFTEGLAHWLASETALQVHEALHDQMMEPGSVYIAPSGAHLLVRADGRLTLDTRPPVRGFRPSCDLLLTSAGAAFGKRCIGVILTGMGRDGARGLKEIRERGGRTIAQNAETCVVYGMPREAVQLGAAEEILPLDRIGATLLEWVETC; this comes from the coding sequence CTGGCATATCGGGTGGTGCTGGTAGGCGGAGGGCTCCGCCTGATGGCACGCACCCTCTTCGACGGCGACGCGCTCACGCTCGCCGGCGAGTGCGGCTACCTCGAGGCCCTGGAGATGGTTCGGGCGCAGAACCCGGACGTGGTGCTCATCGACCTGACCACCCTGGATGCGCTGGAGGCCATCGAGCGGGTGATGGACGAGTGCCCCACGCCCATCCTCGCGCTCGATCCCGGCATGCTGGCGCGCGCGGATGCCTTCAAGGCGCTGGCGCTCGGGGCGCTGGACGTGGTGGACCGGCTCCCGGTGCCTCCCCCGGACTTCTGGCAGTCCACCTCGCGCCGGCTCGTCATGCTGGCGCAGGTGCGCGTGGTGCGTCACGTCCAGGGCAAGCTGCGAAGGCGGCAGCCGACGGACGAGGCCGAGCCACCGTTTCCCCTGGTGGCCATCGCCGCGTCGCTGGGGGGCCCCCGGGCGCTCTCCGTGGTGCTCAAGGGCCTGCCCCGGCAGTTCCCGGCCCCGGTGTGCATCTGCCAACACATCAGCGAGGGCTTCACGGAAGGGCTGGCGCACTGGCTCGCCTCAGAGACGGCGCTGCAGGTACATGAGGCGCTCCACGATCAGATGATGGAGCCGGGCTCGGTCTATATCGCTCCTTCGGGTGCGCACCTGCTGGTCCGTGCCGACGGCCGGCTGACGCTCGACACCCGGCCTCCGGTGCGAGGGTTCCGGCCGTCGTGCGATCTGCTGCTGACCTCGGCGGGCGCGGCCTTCGGGAAGCGGTGCATCGGCGTCATCCTCACGGGCATGGGGCGGGACGGGGCACGGGGGTTGAAGGAGATCCGCGAGCGGGGAGGGCGGACGATCGCGCAGAACGCGGAGACGTGCGTCGTCTACGGCATGCCGCGCGAGGCGGTGCAGTTGGGCGCGGCGGAGGAGATCCTCCCGCTGGATCGCATTGGGGCAACCCTGCTGGAGTGGGTGGAGACGTGCTGA